Genomic window (bacterium):
CTCGAAAAGTAGGATTAGAGATTCTGCGATTAGTCCATAACTGGAATGGTAAATTACCATCATCCAGTATCGCCAATATCCTGAGGGGAGTAGAAACTTCTGATGCCATTATTAAATATGGTCAGGATATTTTTGGAGCACATTTTGGTATGCTTAAAGAATATGATTATCATCAATTAAAAGAATTTATTGACCTGATGCTTGCTAAAGGTTATCTTCAAAAGGAAAAGAATCAACTCTCCCTGAGCAAGGCAGGATTTGGTGTTTTGGGGATTAATCCTGAAGAGTAACTGTTCACCGCAGAGACGCAGAGACACAGAGGAAAAATTAAAATCTATTTGCTATACGCTTAATTCCATCTCTTAGAACAGAAACATTAAAATTGATCAATAAACCAATCCTTTTATTCATCATTTTTAGGTAGGTTAAAAGTTGAGCTTCATGAATCGGAAGTAGTTGCTCGACTGCTTTTAATTCTACGATAACTTTTTCTTCAACCAAAAGATCTATCCTGTATCCACAATCTAATTTAAATCCTTTTTTCTCTGTTCCTCTGCGTCTCTGCGGTGAATAGTTACTAAAATATCACCCTTCAAATTCTCTTTTAATAAATTAATAATATTCCCTGGATTTCCCTTTTCAAGGTTAATTTCAGGATTATATGGAATAATAGCAAGTATTGGCACTTTAGATAATGTCTGGATTATTTGAGGATTTGTCTTTTCAACTATCGTCGCCTCATTTTCTTTAAACATATTTATCACTACCCCAAAAATCCGAATTCCTTGTAATTGAGCCTGTTTGATAGTTAATAAGGTATGGTTTATCGTGCCTAATGAAGGTTTAGCTACGATTAAAATAGGCAGGTCTAAATCCTTGATTAAATCTATCATCAGGTAATTATCTTTAATTGGAACTAATATCCCACCCGCACCCTCAACTATAACTATATCATACCTTGATTTTAATTCACGGTAGGAGGCGAGAATTTTTTCAATATCTATTTTTACGCCCGTTATTTGACTTGCGACTAATGGTGCGACCGCAGGTTCTAAGCAGTAAGGATTTAACAAATTAATATCTTCAACAATCCCGGAGGTTTTAATCATCAACTCTAAATCCTGAGAGATAAGTTTTCCCTCTCTTTTAACCGCTCCGGTCTGAATCGGTTTCATCACACCTACTTTTAACCCTTTTTCTCTAAACAGCCCGGCTAACCCCGCCGCAATTACTGTCTTGCCCACC
Coding sequences:
- the bioD gene encoding dethiobiotin synthase, giving the protein VGKTVIAAGLAGLFREKGLKVGVMKPIQTGAVKREGKLISQDLELMIKTSGIVEDINLLNPYCLEPAVAPLVASQITGVKIDIEKILASYRELKSRYDIVIVEGAGGILVPIKDNYLMIDLIKDLDLPILIVAKPSLGTINHTLLTIKQAQLQGIRIFGVVINMFKENEATIVEKTNPQIIQTLSKVPILAIIPYNPEINLEKGNPGNIINLLKENLKGDILVTIHRRDAEEQRKKDLN